The following coding sequences are from one Sardina pilchardus chromosome 16, fSarPil1.1, whole genome shotgun sequence window:
- the kcnip4a gene encoding Kv channel-interacting protein 4 isoform X2: MGALMVIFSLQPKQRRKRTDSVEDELEFSSVRHRPEGLQQLESQTRFSRKELQILYRGFKNECPSGVVNEDTFKDIYSQFFPQGDASMYAHFLFNAFDSDHNGCVSFEDFVLGLSILLRGSVQEKLNWAFNLYDINKDGYITKEEMLDIIKAIYDMMGKWTYPLLKEETPRQHVDIFFQKMDKNRDGVVTIDEFIDCCQNDENIMKSMQLFENVI, from the exons acaGCGTGGAGGATGAGCTGGAGTTCTCGTCTGTGCGTCACCGTCCAGAAGGACTGCAGCAGCTGGAGTCTCAGACCCGCTTCTCACGCAAAGAGCTGCAGATACTATACAGGGGCTTCAAGaac GAGTGTCCCAGTGGTGTAGTGAACGAAGACACCTTCAAAGACATCTACTCCCAGTTCTTTCCCCAAGGAG atgccTCCATGTATGCACACTTCCTCTTTAATGCCTTTGACTCGGATCACAACGGCTGTGTGAGCTTTGAG gacTTTGTCTTGGGCCTGTCTATACTCCTACGTGGTTCAGTTCAAGAGAAACTCAACTGGGCGTTTAACCTTTATGACATCAACAAGGACGGATACATCACgaaagag gagatgcTGGACATCATAAAGGCCATCTATGATATGATGGGCAAGTGGACGTACCCGCTGCTCAAGGAGGAGACGCCCCGACAGCACGTCGACATCTTCTTCCag AAAATGGACAAGAACCGTGATGGAGTGGTGACCATTGATGAGTTTATCGACTGCTGCCAAAat GATGAGAACATCATGAAGTCGATGCAGCTCTTTGAAAACGTCATTTAG